The nucleotide window TGGTCGGCCCCCACTTTTCGTACCAGAGCGATGAGACGCTGGCTGGGTAGGATTATGTTGGTTGGGTTATGGTTTGCGGGAGTGCTTGGTGCAGTGAGCCCGTAGGGCGAACGGAGCCAAGCACTGCCTTGGTTTGATGCCAGAGTTTGGCAAAGGCGTCGGGGGATATAAAGCCCAAACGGCTGTGCGGATGCTGGCTGTTGTATTTGCGTCGCCAGTTTTCGATGACGACGCGCGCTTCGGTCAGGGAGAGGAACCACTCCTGCTTGAGGCACTCGTCCTGCAGGCGGTTGTGGAAGCTCTCCACGTGAGGGTTTTGCCAGGGCGAGCCCGGCTCGATGTAGAGGGTTTTGATGCGTTTGGATTCCAGGTAGTCCTTGGTCGCCGTAGCGATAAACTCCGGCCCGTTGTCGGAACGGATGTGCTCGGGAGCACCGTGCTTGGCGATGGCTTTGTCCAAGGCCGCGACGATGTCGGCTGACTTCAGCCCGCGAGCCACCGTCAGGCTGATGCACTGGCGGGTAAACTCGTCGATCAGACTGAG belongs to Ruficoccus amylovorans and includes:
- a CDS encoding IS3 family transposase, whose product is MVSPGHKREAVREVAESGTCSLRAACRYLRLHWSSFCYRAKTATDKMVRLVRAIIAVSRTNPRYGYRRVRALLANEGWQVSRKLVQKVRRAEGLGVKPPRPRQRRQGKSTGKIPTAATHPRHVWSWDFVADRTDNGAPLRVLSLIDEFTRQCISLTVARGLKSADIVAALDKAIAKHGAPEHIRSDNGPEFIATATKDYLESKRIKTLYIEPGSPWQNPHVESFHNRLQDECLKQEWFLSLTEARVVIENWRRKYNSQHPHSRLGFISPDAFAKLWHQTKAVLGSVRPTGSLHQALPQTITQPT